One genomic segment of Clostridium saccharoperbutylacetonicum N1-4(HMT) includes these proteins:
- a CDS encoding leucine-rich repeat domain-containing protein, with product MRHNKVKKLVVLAVFLCICSSPAVTYAKDTRINGEISEQISINVHDNWLTQEVAKQLNKKVDDLTNQDFLSIKKLDLKSVKIETEIPDEMKLLKNLEYLNLNYCRLTGQVPEYLGDLPKLTYLDLGDNKLTKLPDNIEQKIINGKYTYSDVEGNRFSLDEGWHFLKGKWCYLDRKGQRIKGTQTIDGKEYQFTDDGNVREGWETDKDNNKYYFDKMNGLVKNDWKSIDGKWYYFDDKGIMQKGFQTIKNVKYYLDDNGIMVTGWQKVDSKWYYFGNIGAMQYGWVIYNNKKYYLDPKTGVMTIGQTTISGKKYTFSGDGSLMTNVWLDNYNYIQPNGQSVNTLYNYSHSNTNYQLFKYMTSPANQASVDSTAIDLHGGDLKNNCVYFSSEALRRIGVNIPRGTCNTVQFENILKGMGFVYSYDLQQLKPGDLVFTNGYSHVFIFMGWDENGYAYIVDNQGITYGGTLHKRLIFIDGANTDRATHFFYYPN from the coding sequence ATGCGACATAATAAGGTGAAAAAATTAGTAGTATTAGCAGTATTTTTATGTATTTGCAGCTCGCCAGCTGTGACTTATGCAAAAGATACAAGAATTAATGGGGAGATATCAGAGCAAATTAGTATTAATGTTCATGATAACTGGCTTACTCAAGAGGTGGCTAAGCAATTAAATAAAAAGGTTGATGATCTTACAAATCAAGATTTTTTAAGCATAAAGAAACTCGACTTAAAATCTGTGAAGATTGAAACTGAAATACCAGATGAAATGAAATTATTAAAAAATTTAGAGTATTTGAATTTGAATTATTGCCGATTAACTGGACAAGTTCCGGAATATTTGGGAGATTTGCCTAAATTGACTTATTTGGATTTAGGAGACAATAAGTTAACTAAATTACCTGATAACATAGAACAAAAAATTATTAATGGGAAATATACATATAGTGATGTAGAAGGTAATAGATTTAGTCTTGATGAAGGATGGCATTTTCTTAAAGGAAAGTGGTGTTACTTAGATAGAAAAGGACAAAGAATAAAAGGAACTCAGACAATTGATGGTAAGGAATATCAATTTACTGATGATGGAAATGTAAGAGAAGGTTGGGAAACTGATAAAGATAATAATAAATACTATTTTGATAAGATGAATGGACTAGTAAAAAATGATTGGAAATCTATTGATGGAAAATGGTATTATTTTGATGATAAAGGAATAATGCAAAAAGGATTTCAAACAATAAAAAATGTTAAATACTATCTTGATGATAATGGAATAATGGTTACAGGATGGCAAAAAGTTGATAGTAAGTGGTATTATTTTGGTAACATTGGTGCAATGCAATACGGATGGGTAATTTACAATAATAAGAAGTATTATCTTGATCCTAAAACAGGAGTAATGACTATTGGACAAACTACTATTAGTGGAAAAAAATATACTTTTTCTGGCGATGGTTCCTTAATGACAAATGTATGGCTTGATAATTATAATTATATTCAGCCTAATGGTCAAAGTGTAAATACTCTTTATAATTATTCTCATTCAAACACAAATTATCAATTGTTTAAATATATGACTTCACCAGCTAACCAAGCAAGTGTTGATAGTACTGCGATAGATTTGCACGGTGGTGATCTTAAAAATAATTGTGTATATTTTTCATCAGAAGCTCTAAGAAGAATTGGAGTTAATATTCCGAGAGGAACATGTAATACAGTTCAATTTGAAAATATATTAAAAGGAATGGGCTTTGTATATAGCTATGATTTACAACAATTAAAACCAGGAGATCTTGTATTTACAAATGGATATTCTCATGTATTTATATTCATGGGGTGGGATGAAAATGGTTATGCATACATTGTAGATAATCAAGGAATAACTTATGGAGGTACCCTTCATAAGAGATTGATATTTATAGATGGAGCAAATACTGACAGAGCAACACACTTCTTCTATTATCCAAATTAA
- a CDS encoding M42 family metallopeptidase, with protein sequence MSNNISVNKELVLKTAKEILEFDSPTGFCFEIINKIEEMIKGYGYKFERTNKGCGIITIEGNSNDKTVGLCAHVDTLGAMVRSITANGTIKFTILGGPIVPTLDSEYCKIRTRDGKLYTGTFLSTSPAAHVFEDSKTKVRDEKNMEIRIDEVVKNKEDVLALGIAPGDFIFIEPKTTITESGFVKSRFIDDKGSVAAIIALLELMNREKIKPTFTTKIIISIYEEVGHGSAYIPNDITELIAVDMGCIGDDLSCTEYQVSICPKDSSGPYDYEMTTELINLAKENNIDYAVDIYPMYGSDVSAALRAGNDIKGALIGPGVHASHGMERTHYKALENTIKLLHLYLTK encoded by the coding sequence ATGAGTAATAATATAAGTGTTAATAAGGAATTAGTCTTAAAAACAGCAAAAGAAATATTAGAATTTGATAGTCCTACAGGGTTTTGTTTTGAAATAATAAATAAAATAGAAGAAATGATAAAAGGTTATGGATATAAATTCGAGAGAACTAACAAAGGGTGTGGGATTATTACTATTGAAGGAAATAGTAATGACAAGACAGTTGGACTTTGTGCGCATGTAGATACATTAGGGGCTATGGTTAGATCTATAACAGCTAATGGAACTATAAAGTTTACAATATTAGGTGGGCCGATAGTACCAACTTTAGATAGTGAGTATTGTAAAATAAGAACAAGAGATGGAAAACTTTATACAGGAACATTTTTAAGCACTAGTCCAGCAGCTCATGTATTTGAAGATAGTAAAACTAAAGTAAGAGATGAAAAAAACATGGAAATTAGAATTGATGAAGTGGTAAAAAATAAAGAGGATGTCTTAGCGTTAGGAATTGCTCCAGGAGATTTTATATTTATCGAACCAAAGACAACAATCACTGAAAGTGGGTTTGTAAAATCTAGATTTATCGATGATAAAGGCAGTGTAGCAGCTATAATAGCTTTGTTAGAATTAATGAATAGAGAAAAAATTAAGCCTACGTTCACTACAAAAATAATAATTTCAATATATGAAGAAGTTGGACATGGATCTGCATATATACCAAATGATATTACTGAATTAATAGCAGTCGATATGGGGTGCATAGGTGATGATTTATCTTGTACAGAATATCAAGTTAGTATTTGTCCAAAGGATTCAAGTGGACCTTATGATTATGAAATGACTACAGAATTAATAAATTTAGCAAAAGAAAACAATATAGATTATGCTGTCGATATTTATCCAATGTATGGGTCTGATGTAAGTGCTGCATTAAGAGCAGGAAATGATATAAAAGGGGCACTTATTGGCCCAGGAGTTCATGCTTCACATGGTATGGAGAGAACACATTATAAAGCATTAGAGAACACAATCAAACTTCTGCATTTATACTTAACAAAATAG
- a CDS encoding TMEM165/GDT1 family protein — protein MTEFIKALLFVVVAEMGDKTQLMTIAMSAESHNPLFILMGTTVGMLIADGIGILGGA, from the coding sequence ATGACGGAATTTATTAAAGCATTATTATTTGTAGTGGTGGCAGAGATGGGCGATAAGACTCAACTTATGACAATAGCAATGTCTGCAGAAAGCCACAATCCTTTATTCATATTAATGGGGACAACTGTAGGGATGCTGATTGCAGATGGTATAGGTATACTAGGTGGTGCATAG
- the hisC gene encoding histidinol-phosphate transaminase: protein MSKFWNDKVKEIEPYVPGEQPKDKKYIKLNTNENPYPPADNVIEAMKNAVNDDLKLYPDPTCSELIEEIAKYYSLNKDEVFIGNGSDEILAFSFMTFFSKEKQILFPDISYTFYKVYAELFNLDYKLVKLDDNYNIPLEELKFSNGGIIIPNPNAPTGKYIDIEQLRVLIETNKDSVVIIDEAYIDFGGESMVKFIKEYDNLLVIQTLSKSRSLAGLRVGFALGHRDLIEGLNRIKNSINSYTIDRVALAGAKVAIKEQEYFKEITKKIINTRERTVKDLEALGFLILESKANFVFVQHNKVSGKYLYETLKDNGILVRYFNKDRIDNFLRITIGTDFEMNALIEKLKLILN, encoded by the coding sequence ATGAGTAAATTTTGGAATGACAAGGTAAAAGAAATAGAGCCTTATGTGCCTGGGGAGCAGCCTAAGGACAAAAAGTACATAAAATTGAATACTAATGAAAATCCATATCCACCAGCAGATAATGTAATTGAGGCTATGAAAAATGCTGTAAATGATGATTTGAAGCTTTATCCAGATCCAACTTGCAGTGAACTTATAGAGGAAATTGCAAAATATTATAGTTTAAATAAAGATGAAGTCTTTATTGGTAATGGTTCGGATGAGATTTTAGCATTTTCATTTATGACTTTTTTTTCAAAGGAAAAACAAATTTTATTTCCTGATATAAGCTATACATTTTATAAGGTATATGCTGAGCTTTTTAATTTAGATTATAAGTTGGTAAAATTAGATGATAATTATAATATACCATTGGAAGAATTAAAATTTTCGAATGGAGGAATAATAATCCCTAATCCAAATGCACCAACAGGTAAATACATTGATATTGAACAGTTGAGAGTCTTAATTGAAACAAATAAGGACAGTGTAGTTATTATTGATGAAGCTTATATAGATTTTGGTGGCGAGTCTATGGTGAAATTCATTAAAGAATATGATAATCTTTTAGTTATTCAAACCTTATCGAAATCACGTTCATTAGCAGGACTTAGAGTAGGTTTTGCTTTAGGACATAGAGATTTAATAGAAGGTTTAAATAGGATAAAAAATAGTATAAATTCATACACTATAGATAGAGTTGCTCTAGCAGGTGCAAAAGTAGCTATAAAGGAACAGGAATATTTTAAAGAAATAACAAAGAAAATAATAAATACAAGAGAAAGAACCGTTAAGGATTTAGAGGCTTTAGGTTTCCTTATTTTAGAGTCTAAAGCAAATTTTGTTTTTGTGCAGCATAATAAAGTGTCAGGGAAATATCTTTATGAGACATTAAAAGACAATGGAATATTAGTTAGATATTTTAATAAAGATAGAATAGATAATTTTTTAAGAATAACCATAGGAACTGATTTTGAGATGAATGCTTTAATTGAAAAGTTAAAATTAATATTAAATTAA
- a CDS encoding DUF1304 domain-containing protein has product MMKIILDALILAVSMEHFFIMILEMFFIKSPVAKKAFDLDSEFLEQKKVNVMFANQGLYNGFLAAGLLWSLLASETISLYLKIFFLSCVIVAAVFGSITANKKIIFTQGGLPIVAMAVLIVSIFA; this is encoded by the coding sequence ATGATGAAGATAATTTTAGATGCTTTAATTTTGGCAGTTTCAATGGAACATTTTTTTATTATGATACTTGAGATGTTTTTTATAAAATCTCCAGTGGCTAAAAAAGCTTTTGATTTGGATAGTGAGTTTCTTGAACAAAAGAAAGTTAATGTAATGTTTGCTAATCAGGGATTATATAATGGATTTTTGGCAGCTGGACTTTTATGGAGTTTACTAGCCTCTGAAACAATAAGCTTGTACTTAAAAATTTTCTTTTTAAGTTGCGTTATAGTAGCTGCAGTATTTGGATCTATTACTGCTAACAAGAAAATAATATTTACTCAAGGTGGCTTGCCTATTGTTGCAATGGCTGTATTGATTGTTAGTATTTTTGCCTAA
- a CDS encoding CD3324 family protein, which produces MKYISAENILPKELIETIQKYCQGQYVYIPKEDGIRSKWGTKSGARKELEIRNKEIKFKFQCGQSKESLAEDYCLSVSSIKKIVYETST; this is translated from the coding sequence GTGAAATATATAAGCGCAGAAAATATATTACCAAAAGAATTAATTGAAACAATCCAGAAGTATTGTCAGGGGCAATACGTCTATATCCCAAAGGAAGATGGAATTCGTAGTAAATGGGGAACAAAATCGGGTGCAAGAAAAGAACTTGAGATAAGAAATAAAGAGATTAAATTCAAATTTCAATGTGGACAGAGCAAAGAATCTTTAGCAGAAGATTATTGTTTATCAGTTTCAAGTATAAAGAAGATTGTATATGAAACTAGCACTTAA
- the leuA gene encoding 2-isopropylmalate synthase: MLNYKKYKRFETIKFKERTWPDNEITKAPTWCSVDLRDGNQALINPMTVDEKIEFFKLLVKLGFKEIEVGFPSASQIEYDFLRRLVEEKHIPDDVIVQVLTQARPHLIERTFEALKDVKKAIVHIYNSTSVLQRDVVFNMGKDKIKEIAIEGTKLVKEYAKEFDGEILLEYSPESFTGTEVEYAVEICDAVLDTWGATSENKVIINLPSTVQMDTPNVYADQIEWMCKNFKDRDRVIVSVHPHNDRGTGVADAELALLAGADRVEGTLFGNGERTGNVDILTIAYNMFSHGVNPELNLENVDEIIEVYERCVKIPVHVRHPYAGNLVFTAFSGSHQDAINKGMKKYQERHDNIWQVPYLPIDPSDLGREYEALVRINSQSGKGGIAFVMDHCYGFKIPKTMQKEFADVIQNISEGKGEVSPAEVMNAFEKEYLNLEEPFKLVKCAISDISDYAGDEDTKVNVSIVHNGNEKELEGIGNGPIDAFKAALAGSSLINIKIIDYTEHALSTGSEAKAAAYVYMERNDIGSKTFGVGVDSNITRASIKSMISAINRLYKN; the protein is encoded by the coding sequence ATGTTAAATTATAAGAAATATAAGAGATTTGAAACCATTAAATTCAAGGAAAGAACTTGGCCAGATAATGAAATAACAAAAGCACCAACTTGGTGTAGCGTTGATTTAAGAGATGGTAACCAAGCTCTTATAAATCCAATGACAGTAGATGAAAAAATAGAATTTTTTAAATTGCTTGTGAAACTTGGCTTTAAAGAAATTGAAGTCGGATTTCCTTCAGCATCACAAATTGAATATGATTTTTTAAGAAGACTAGTTGAGGAAAAGCATATTCCAGATGATGTTATAGTACAGGTTTTAACACAGGCAAGACCACACTTAATTGAAAGAACTTTTGAAGCATTAAAAGATGTTAAAAAAGCAATTGTTCATATTTATAATTCAACTTCTGTTCTTCAAAGAGATGTTGTATTTAATATGGGTAAAGATAAAATTAAAGAAATTGCAATTGAAGGAACTAAATTAGTAAAAGAGTATGCTAAAGAGTTTGATGGAGAAATTTTGCTTGAATATTCTCCAGAAAGTTTTACAGGAACTGAAGTAGAGTATGCTGTTGAAATTTGTGATGCAGTTTTAGATACATGGGGAGCAACTAGTGAAAATAAGGTTATAATTAATCTTCCTTCTACAGTTCAAATGGATACTCCTAATGTTTATGCTGATCAAATTGAATGGATGTGTAAAAATTTTAAAGATAGAGATAGAGTAATAGTAAGTGTTCATCCTCATAATGATAGAGGTACCGGTGTAGCTGATGCAGAACTTGCACTTCTTGCAGGTGCTGATAGAGTTGAAGGAACTTTATTTGGAAATGGTGAGAGAACAGGAAATGTAGATATTCTTACTATAGCTTATAATATGTTTTCTCATGGAGTAAATCCTGAATTAAACCTAGAAAATGTAGATGAAATAATAGAAGTATATGAAAGATGTGTTAAGATTCCAGTTCATGTAAGACATCCATATGCTGGAAATCTTGTATTTACTGCATTCTCTGGATCACATCAAGATGCAATAAATAAAGGAATGAAGAAGTATCAGGAAAGACATGATAACATATGGCAGGTACCATATTTACCAATAGATCCAAGTGATTTAGGAAGAGAGTATGAAGCATTAGTAAGAATTAATAGCCAGTCAGGTAAAGGCGGAATAGCTTTTGTTATGGATCATTGTTATGGCTTTAAGATTCCAAAAACTATGCAAAAAGAATTTGCGGACGTTATTCAAAATATTTCTGAAGGAAAAGGTGAAGTTTCTCCAGCAGAAGTAATGAACGCATTTGAAAAGGAATATTTAAATTTAGAGGAACCATTCAAGTTAGTAAAATGTGCAATATCAGATATATCTGATTACGCTGGAGATGAAGATACCAAAGTTAATGTATCCATAGTTCATAATGGAAATGAAAAAGAACTTGAAGGTATTGGAAATGGTCCTATTGATGCATTTAAAGCAGCCTTGGCAGGAAGTAGTTTGATTAATATTAAGATTATAGATTACACTGAGCATGCTTTAAGTACAGGTTCTGAAGCAAAAGCAGCTGCATATGTATATATGGAAAGAAACGATATTGGTAGTAAAACTTTCGGTGTAGGTGTTGATAGTAATATTACAAGAGCATCGATAAAATCAATGATAAGTGCAATTAACCGCCTATATAAAAATTAA
- a CDS encoding ABC transporter permease: MFIKENIMLALAGLKSNKMRALLTMLGIIIGIASVIGVVSVGSAMTASVESSMSSMGATNITVNIQEKSTTSTENVNSQNNANGKNSTNSQQNNSKTSNNASQNAGNKGNASANVGSILGGGRPGGNIPSGGRIGKSSSTAKDFDLMTMEQINTLQEEYKDKISSISVSESGSSGKVKSETSYANISTVGTNVGYQDVKNIAMKEGRYLAQNDIDGAKSVAVVSDKLVAKIFGDSNPIDQQIKVYTSNAIHIYTVVGVYTYKASGGSRTSSDENLTTDIYIPISVEKKTATNKNYQTFQIKAKDGVDVQTFTTELNSYLSGLYIKNTKFEAVASNMESMLESRTTMMNTVEVAISGIAAISLLVGGIGVMNIMLVSVTERTREIGTRKALGAKSRHIKMQFIVESMIICAIGGILGIFLGLGVGSFGSKAMGYVTTVSPVVVIISFSFSMVIGVFFGYYPAKKAAELDPIEALRYE, from the coding sequence ATGTTTATTAAAGAAAATATAATGCTTGCGTTGGCAGGGCTTAAGTCAAATAAAATGAGAGCATTGCTTACTATGCTTGGAATAATAATAGGTATCGCATCTGTAATTGGAGTTGTTTCAGTAGGTAGTGCAATGACGGCATCTGTGGAAAGTTCAATGTCTTCAATGGGAGCAACTAATATCACTGTTAACATTCAAGAAAAAAGTACGACTAGCACGGAAAATGTTAATTCACAAAATAATGCAAATGGAAAAAATTCAACAAACAGTCAACAAAATAATAGTAAAACATCTAATAATGCTTCACAAAATGCAGGAAATAAAGGTAATGCAAGTGCTAATGTAGGGAGCATCTTAGGTGGTGGAAGACCAGGAGGTAATATTCCTTCAGGTGGAAGAATAGGTAAATCAAGTAGCACAGCAAAAGATTTTGATCTTATGACAATGGAACAAATAAATACACTGCAAGAGGAGTATAAAGATAAGATAAGTTCTATAAGTGTAAGTGAGAGTGGTTCTTCTGGTAAAGTAAAAAGTGAAACTTCATATGCTAACATAAGTACTGTTGGCACAAATGTAGGATATCAAGATGTTAAAAATATTGCAATGAAGGAAGGCAGATATCTAGCACAAAATGATATTGATGGGGCTAAAAGTGTCGCAGTAGTTTCGGATAAATTAGTAGCAAAAATATTTGGTGATAGTAATCCTATTGATCAACAAATAAAAGTTTATACATCAAATGCTATTCACATATATACTGTAGTTGGAGTATATACTTATAAAGCATCTGGAGGAAGTAGAACATCTTCAGATGAAAATCTAACAACAGATATATATATACCTATATCAGTTGAAAAGAAAACAGCAACAAATAAAAATTATCAAACGTTCCAAATAAAGGCTAAAGATGGAGTTGATGTTCAAACATTTACAACAGAATTAAATAGTTATTTATCTGGCCTTTATATAAAAAATACTAAATTTGAAGCAGTTGCAAGTAATATGGAGAGTATGCTTGAATCAAGAACAACAATGATGAATACCGTTGAAGTGGCCATATCTGGAATAGCAGCTATATCCCTCTTAGTTGGTGGAATTGGGGTAATGAACATAATGCTTGTATCTGTAACTGAAAGAACAAGGGAAATAGGAACAAGAAAAGCCCTTGGAGCAAAAAGTAGGCATATAAAAATGCAATTTATAGTTGAATCTATGATTATATGCGCAATAGGAGGCATTTTAGGGATTTTCCTAGGTTTAGGAGTTGGTTCGTTTGGTTCAAAAGCAATGGGGTATGTTACAACAGTATCGCCAGTTGTAGTAATTATAAGTTTCTCATTTTCAATGGTAATTGGAGTGTTCTTTGGATATTATCCAGCGAAGAAAGCCGCAGAGCTTGACCCAATAGAGGCTCTAAGATATGAATAA
- a CDS encoding ABC transporter permease — translation MFIKENMLLAIAGLKANKMRSLLTMLGIIIGIASVIGVVSVGNTMTSSVTSSMASMGATNITVNVQEKSTSEKAKALAQKTATDESNANVNTEKSDDKKSDKSGMQGGPPGGGAMSAGGQGGPPGGGGMPGGGQGGRMGSSSSSTSDTDLMTMEQINALEENFSDKISSISISESGSSGKVKSDSSYANVSVTGTNIGYQDIKSLTITDGRYLTQNDIDGAKDVAVVSDKLVSKIFGDNVDPIGQKIKFYTSDAIFTYTIVGVYKYQSGGGNRTTSDENLSTSLYIPISVEKKTATNKNYQTFTIKAKDNVDVSTFTTELSTYLSNIYAKNIKFVAQASNMESMLESMTSMLTTVSLAISGIAAISLLVGGIGVMNIMLVSVTERTREIGTRKALGAKAGHIKMQFIVESIIICSIGGILGIALGLGAGTIGSSIIGKTLTVSPIVVLISFSFSMFIGVFFGYYPAKKAAELDPIEALRYE, via the coding sequence ATGTTTATAAAAGAAAATATGTTGCTTGCAATAGCAGGCCTTAAAGCTAATAAAATGCGTTCGTTACTTACTATGCTTGGAATAATTATTGGTATAGCATCAGTAATAGGCGTGGTTTCTGTGGGAAATACAATGACATCTTCTGTAACAAGCTCTATGGCATCAATGGGCGCAACAAATATTACTGTTAATGTTCAAGAAAAAAGTACATCAGAAAAAGCAAAAGCTTTAGCACAAAAAACTGCAACTGATGAGTCAAATGCTAATGTAAATACTGAAAAAAGTGATGACAAAAAAAGCGATAAGTCAGGAATGCAAGGTGGACCTCCAGGTGGAGGTGCTATGTCAGCTGGTGGACAAGGTGGCCCTCCAGGTGGAGGTGGAATGCCAGGAGGTGGTCAAGGTGGAAGAATGGGTAGTTCAAGCAGTTCTACATCTGATACTGATCTTATGACAATGGAGCAAATTAATGCACTTGAAGAAAATTTTAGTGATAAAATTAGCTCGATAAGTATATCAGAAAGTGGGAGCTCTGGTAAGGTTAAAAGTGATTCATCCTATGCAAATGTAAGTGTAACTGGTACAAACATTGGATACCAAGACATAAAAAGTCTTACAATTACGGATGGAAGATACCTTACTCAAAATGATATTGATGGAGCTAAAGATGTTGCTGTAGTTTCAGATAAATTAGTGTCAAAGATATTTGGAGATAATGTTGATCCAATTGGACAAAAAATTAAGTTTTATACTTCAGATGCTATTTTTACCTATACAATAGTTGGAGTATATAAGTATCAATCAGGCGGAGGAAATAGAACTACCTCTGATGAAAATTTATCTACTAGCTTATATATTCCTATATCGGTTGAAAAGAAAACAGCAACAAATAAAAATTATCAAACGTTCACCATAAAAGCTAAGGATAATGTTGATGTTTCAACATTTACTACTGAATTATCAACTTATTTATCTAATATTTATGCTAAAAATATTAAGTTTGTAGCACAAGCAAGTAATATGGAAAGTATGCTTGAATCAATGACTTCAATGTTAACTACAGTGTCTCTAGCTATTTCTGGAATAGCAGCTATATCTCTTTTAGTTGGCGGAATTGGAGTTATGAATATAATGCTTGTATCTGTAACTGAAAGAACAAGGGAAATAGGAACGCGAAAAGCTCTTGGAGCTAAAGCCGGACATATTAAAATGCAATTTATTGTTGAATCAATAATAATTTGCTCAATAGGTGGAATTTTGGGAATTGCTCTAGGTTTAGGAGCTGGTACTATTGGGTCAAGTATAATAGGAAAAACTTTAACTGTATCACCAATAGTTGTGTTAATCAGTTTCTCATTTTCAATGTTTATTGGGGTATTCTTTGGATATTATCCAGCCAAGAAAGCTGCAGAACTTGATCCGATTGAAGCGCTTAGATATGAATAA
- a CDS encoding ABC transporter ATP-binding protein — protein MSKNVIDMKNITKSFYIGTPNQLNILKGIDITVKEGEFVSIIGSSGSGKSTLMNIIGALDRATSGEYVLDGTNINEISDDGLSEVRNKQIGFVFQTYNLMPRSTALSNVELPLLYYGMNRKQRRERAEELLDLVGMKDRMAHRPNELSGGQKQRVAIARALATNPSIILADEPTGALDSATGRMVMDLFHKVHEQEGKTIVFITHNNELADETQRIITLKDGNIISTMENSNYYRRYQEEEKICL, from the coding sequence TTGAGTAAAAATGTAATAGATATGAAAAATATTACAAAAAGCTTTTATATAGGAACTCCAAATCAATTGAATATTTTAAAGGGCATTGATATTACAGTGAAGGAAGGCGAATTTGTATCGATAATTGGTTCTTCTGGATCAGGAAAAAGTACTTTAATGAATATTATTGGTGCTCTTGATAGAGCCACTTCTGGTGAATATGTTTTAGACGGAACAAATATCAATGAAATATCAGATGATGGTTTGTCAGAAGTAAGAAATAAGCAAATAGGTTTTGTATTTCAAACTTATAATCTTATGCCAAGAAGTACAGCTTTGAGTAATGTTGAATTACCTCTTCTTTATTATGGCATGAATAGAAAACAGAGACGAGAGCGAGCAGAAGAACTTTTAGATTTAGTTGGAATGAAAGATAGAATGGCTCACAGACCTAATGAATTATCAGGAGGACAAAAACAAAGAGTTGCAATTGCTAGGGCTCTTGCAACGAATCCTAGCATAATTCTTGCTGATGAACCAACAGGAGCACTTGATTCGGCAACAGGAAGAATGGTCATGGATTTATTTCATAAAGTTCATGAACAAGAAGGTAAAACCATTGTATTTATAACCCATAATAACGAACTTGCAGATGAAACACAGCGAATTATAACATTAAAAGATGGTAATATAATTTCCACTATGGAAAATAGTAATTACTATAGAAGATATCAAGAAGAGGAAAAGATATGTTTATAA